One part of the candidate division WOR-3 bacterium genome encodes these proteins:
- a CDS encoding UDP-glucuronic acid decarboxylase family protein produces the protein MRALVAGGAGFIGSHLCELLLTHGFRVTCLDNLITGRRDNISHLLHNRSFEFIRADIARPLPALKTPDVIFNLASPASPRDYLALPLATLAAGAVGTRNLLELARRRKAVFVLASTSEVYGDPLEHPQSETYWGNVNPVGVRSVYDEAKRYAEALTMAYHRCYGLPTRIARIFNTYGPRMKLGDGRVVPNLIHQALTGRPMTIYGSGRQTRSFCFVSDMVSGLFKLSACSDPMPVNLGNPQEFTILRFARIVQELTGSKSRLEFLPLPEDDPRQRQPDISRAGRLLGWTPAVSLEQGLRTTIAWFEQHVKARR, from the coding sequence ATGAGGGCGCTGGTTGCAGGCGGAGCTGGCTTTATCGGCTCCCATTTGTGCGAGCTGCTGCTCACGCACGGATTCAGAGTGACCTGTCTGGACAACCTCATCACCGGCCGCCGCGACAACATCAGTCACCTGCTGCACAACCGTTCGTTCGAGTTCATCCGGGCAGACATCGCTCGTCCGCTGCCGGCACTCAAGACCCCGGACGTCATCTTCAACCTCGCATCACCGGCCTCACCCCGAGACTACCTCGCGCTGCCGCTTGCCACCCTAGCGGCTGGTGCCGTCGGAACGCGCAACCTGCTCGAACTTGCCCGTCGCCGAAAGGCGGTTTTCGTCCTTGCTTCAACATCCGAAGTGTACGGCGACCCTCTGGAACACCCCCAGTCTGAAACGTACTGGGGCAACGTCAACCCGGTCGGCGTGCGTTCGGTCTATGACGAGGCAAAGCGCTATGCCGAAGCACTGACTATGGCATATCACCGGTGCTACGGTCTTCCAACACGCATTGCGCGGATATTCAACACCTACGGCCCACGCATGAAGCTTGGCGACGGCCGGGTAGTACCAAACCTCATCCATCAGGCCCTGACCGGCCGGCCGATGACGATCTACGGCTCTGGCCGCCAGACCCGCAGCTTCTGTTTCGTATCCGATATGGTCAGCGGGCTCTTCAAACTGTCCGCCTGCTCTGACCCGATGCCCGTGAATCTTGGCAACCCGCAGGAATTCACCATCCTGCGGTTTGCCCGTATCGTCCAAGAGCTGACCGGCTCCAAGAGCCGACTTGAGTTTCTGCCCCTGCCTGAAGACGACCCAAGACAGCGCCAGCCTGACATATCCCGGGCCGGTCGGCTCCTCGGCTGGACTCCAGCCGTTTCTCTGGAACAGGGCCTTCGCACCACCATCGCCTGGTTCGAACAGCACGTGAAAGCTCGCAGATGA
- a CDS encoding ATP-binding cassette domain-containing protein: MSDHRVSDSSLAIELEGVSKLYHNSWPALTDVSLRVGRGDFVFVLGATGAGKTTLLRLLYRAELPDSGKISVLGYDLGNISKREIPALRRRIGVIFQDFKLLAGRTTYENLEFVLRSIGMKEEQIPARIQETLIQLGLTHRRDAYPHELSGGEQQKVSIARALVKEPELLLADEPTGNIDPKGAADILNLLKDANYRGATVVMCTHNSELALGSHRRCVTLDAGRIVRDVG; the protein is encoded by the coding sequence ATGTCTGACCACCGTGTCTCGGACTCCTCCCTTGCCATTGAGCTTGAGGGCGTTTCTAAACTGTATCACAACTCGTGGCCAGCGCTGACCGATGTCAGTCTGCGGGTTGGCAGAGGCGACTTCGTGTTCGTGCTCGGCGCAACCGGTGCGGGCAAGACTACCCTGCTCCGCCTCTTGTATCGAGCCGAGCTGCCCGACTCGGGTAAGATTTCCGTACTCGGTTACGACCTCGGCAACATCTCGAAGCGCGAGATTCCGGCTCTGCGCCGGCGCATCGGCGTCATCTTCCAGGATTTCAAGCTGCTTGCCGGCCGCACGACCTACGAGAACCTGGAGTTCGTCCTGCGGTCAATCGGCATGAAGGAAGAGCAGATTCCCGCAAGGATTCAGGAAACACTGATCCAGCTCGGTCTCACGCACCGCCGGGACGCCTATCCCCACGAGCTCTCCGGCGGTGAACAGCAAAAGGTATCCATCGCCCGGGCACTGGTCAAGGAGCCGGAGCTTCTGCTTGCCGACGAACCGACCGGCAACATTGACCCCAAAGGTGCAGCTGACATTCTCAACCTGCTCAAAGATGCAAACTACCGTGGCGCAACCGTTGTCATGTGCACACACAACTCCGAGCTCGCTCTGGGTTCGCACCGGCGATGCGTCACACTCGACGCCGGAAGGATTGTACGCGATGTCGGCTAG
- a CDS encoding peptide chain release factor-like protein, with product MKFGVSSAKEQALERRLQALGIREQDLVERFVRSRGPGGQNVNKVETGVYLRHIPSGIEVKMQQERSQALNRYRARQVLADRFEAAVLRRRTEKQAMIDRLRKQKRKRSKRAQEKVLAAKRRRAETKELRRPPFTDE from the coding sequence ATGAAGTTCGGGGTCAGCTCGGCCAAGGAGCAGGCTCTGGAGCGCCGGCTCCAGGCACTCGGTATCAGGGAGCAGGATCTTGTCGAGCGGTTCGTGCGCTCGCGTGGGCCTGGGGGGCAGAACGTGAACAAGGTCGAGACCGGTGTTTACCTCAGGCACATTCCGTCCGGCATTGAGGTAAAGATGCAGCAGGAACGGTCTCAGGCACTGAACCGTTATCGGGCCAGGCAGGTGCTAGCTGACCGGTTTGAGGCCGCGGTACTCAGGCGCAGAACCGAGAAACAGGCAATGATTGACCGGCTGCGTAAGCAGAAGCGCAAGCGGTCAAAGCGGGCCCAGGAAAAGGTGCTTGCGGCCAAGCGCCGGCGGGCCGAGACCAAAGAGTTGAGGCGTCCGCCGTTTACAGACGAATAG
- a CDS encoding Gfo/Idh/MocA family oxidoreductase — MNHRARSQREDSGRYGPGDLTVPVQTESGVRQRRQLEVGIVGLGRWGWNYAQVLARIPSCRVEAMADTNPAALSPNSEIRSCRQSRQVRLYTGLEPLLEDRLVGAIVIATPDYTHFDLASRCLEAGLDVLVEKPMCHTVSQARRLVALAAARGRILAVSHTALYQPQFTVLVSALTQGSLGRPLRVESVRTSTGPAERERADVLFDLGPHDIAMVVSLFGLPVASRALDSGPNCAEFELLFVDEVRARCRVAWQRQRIRRFALTGTLGTHTIVEQQSPAPADQPLFRQCCDFVTCCLMRTAPQSNDRLGLNVIRCLESVACSRREAGRWVSLDELPAAHEAYAGMQ, encoded by the coding sequence ATGAACCATCGAGCACGCTCACAGCGCGAAGACTCGGGCCGATACGGGCCTGGCGACCTGACTGTGCCTGTCCAGACCGAATCCGGTGTAAGACAACGCCGGCAGCTTGAAGTCGGCATCGTAGGTCTTGGTCGTTGGGGCTGGAACTACGCCCAGGTACTGGCCCGGATTCCCTCCTGTAGGGTAGAGGCCATGGCCGACACGAACCCTGCCGCTCTCAGTCCGAACTCTGAAATCCGGTCTTGCAGACAATCAAGACAGGTCCGTCTGTATACAGGGCTTGAGCCGCTACTCGAAGATAGACTTGTTGGCGCGATAGTCATCGCCACCCCGGATTACACTCACTTCGACCTTGCCAGCCGTTGTCTTGAGGCCGGGCTGGACGTTCTCGTCGAGAAACCGATGTGCCATACTGTCAGCCAGGCACGTCGGCTCGTTGCGCTCGCGGCGGCACGCGGCCGAATCCTTGCGGTCAGTCACACCGCGCTTTACCAACCGCAGTTCACCGTCCTTGTCTCAGCGCTCACCCAAGGCAGCCTGGGCCGTCCGCTTCGGGTTGAATCGGTACGTACGTCAACCGGGCCTGCGGAGCGAGAGCGTGCCGACGTGCTCTTTGACCTGGGCCCTCATGACATTGCGATGGTGGTGAGCCTGTTCGGACTCCCGGTCGCGAGCCGCGCCCTGGACTCTGGACCGAACTGTGCCGAATTCGAGCTCCTGTTTGTGGACGAAGTACGCGCTCGATGTCGGGTCGCATGGCAGCGTCAGCGTATTCGGCGCTTCGCACTGACCGGCACACTCGGTACTCACACCATTGTCGAACAGCAAAGTCCGGCACCTGCCGACCAGCCGCTTTTTCGGCAGTGCTGCGACTTTGTTACCTGCTGCCTGATGCGCACAGCACCGCAGAGCAACGACCGGCTTGGTCTGAACGTCATTCGCTGCCTTGAGTCAGTGGCTTGTTCGCGGCGCGAAGCAGGCCGCTGGGTGTCGCTGGATGAACTCCCGGCGGCGCACGAAGCATATGCTGGAATGCAATGA
- a CDS encoding hydroxyacid dehydrogenase has product MKIIITDPIAKKGVELLKAAGFEVDERPGLPPDELRKVISAYDAIIVRSATKVTSDIIAAGTNLKVIGRAGVGLDNVDKKAADERKIKVVNTPAATSVSVAELALGLMLACARSIPQATASLRAQKWEKKAFKGTELYGKTLGLIGSGRIGTELAKRAVAMGMNVMVLDPFVKECSYGTKCELGELLAQADYISLHVPKTPETTHMINRDTIAKMKKGVVIVNCARGGVVDEEALYEALVSGHVGAAALDVFESEPPKDYKLFTLPNVIGTPHIGAQTKEGQDRAGVQIAERVIEALQN; this is encoded by the coding sequence GTGAAGATAATCATCACCGACCCAATCGCCAAGAAAGGTGTCGAACTGCTCAAGGCCGCCGGGTTCGAGGTTGACGAACGCCCAGGCCTGCCGCCGGACGAACTTAGGAAGGTGATCTCGGCTTATGACGCCATCATTGTTCGTAGTGCTACCAAAGTCACTTCCGATATCATCGCCGCCGGCACAAACCTCAAGGTCATCGGCCGCGCTGGTGTTGGCCTCGACAATGTTGACAAGAAAGCGGCCGATGAACGCAAGATCAAGGTCGTCAATACACCTGCTGCAACATCAGTCTCGGTCGCCGAACTGGCACTCGGCCTGATGCTTGCCTGTGCCCGTTCGATTCCCCAGGCAACTGCATCACTCCGCGCCCAGAAATGGGAGAAAAAGGCGTTCAAGGGCACTGAGCTATACGGCAAGACACTCGGACTCATCGGTTCGGGCCGTATTGGTACCGAGCTTGCCAAGCGCGCAGTCGCAATGGGGATGAACGTCATGGTTCTTGACCCGTTTGTCAAGGAGTGCTCATATGGCACGAAATGTGAACTTGGCGAACTCCTCGCTCAGGCTGACTACATATCGCTCCACGTGCCGAAAACTCCCGAAACCACGCACATGATAAACCGGGACACCATCGCCAAGATGAAAAAGGGTGTGGTCATCGTAAACTGCGCCCGTGGCGGCGTGGTTGACGAAGAAGCACTCTACGAGGCACTTGTATCCGGTCATGTCGGCGCAGCTGCACTTGACGTATTCGAGTCCGAACCGCCGAAGGACTACAAGCTCTTCACACTGCCCAACGTAATAGGTACTCCCCATATCGGCGCTCAGACCAAAGAAGGCCAGGACCGGGCCGGCGTGCAGATCGCCGAGCGGGTAATTGAGGCACTGCAGAACTAG
- a CDS encoding DUF1015 domain-containing protein — MADIRPFPGIRYNIKKIGKLDNVVTQPYDKITPEMRDDYLKRDPANFVRLILSSEPDPYASSAALCRQWLEDGTLIRDQRPAFYVLHEEFEHAGRRLIRKGFVGAVRVEEFSRGTVMPHEFTLSKPKADRLNLLRATRKDYEQIFMLYADPEHRVDELLASSKEPDVRATDEYGVVHSMWIMTDPERLTAVRREMAGKRLLIADGHHRYETALTYRQECERQGTVPQEAAVRFKTSAFVNIVDPGLVILPTHRLVFGLANLDLSSLFARLRDAFTITPMSEQVTQAELAKYRNGIAFVLYAGRGKAHLLRLAEPYRIARFFSPDRSEDYRQLDVSVLHSVIIEGILGVTQDAIENHVRYERYWDKAMARVDSGENQLAFLLNPTRPEQVEKLAARGERMPQKSTDFYPKLISGLVFMDIEPGLLLQP, encoded by the coding sequence ATGGCTGATATAAGACCATTTCCGGGTATTCGTTATAACATCAAGAAAATCGGCAAACTGGATAACGTCGTAACTCAGCCCTACGACAAGATCACGCCCGAGATGCGTGACGACTACCTAAAGCGGGACCCTGCCAATTTCGTCCGACTGATACTTTCGAGTGAGCCAGACCCCTATGCCAGCTCTGCCGCATTATGCCGGCAGTGGCTTGAGGACGGCACTCTTATCCGCGACCAGCGTCCAGCCTTCTACGTACTACACGAGGAGTTCGAACATGCTGGCAGACGACTCATCCGGAAGGGCTTTGTTGGCGCGGTAAGGGTCGAAGAGTTCTCGCGGGGCACGGTCATGCCCCATGAGTTTACACTATCCAAGCCCAAGGCCGACCGCCTCAACCTGCTCCGTGCCACCCGCAAGGACTACGAGCAGATATTCATGCTCTATGCTGACCCGGAACACAGGGTTGACGAGCTGCTTGCCTCATCCAAGGAACCGGACGTCCGAGCAACCGACGAGTATGGCGTTGTCCACAGCATGTGGATCATGACTGACCCGGAAAGGCTTACTGCGGTTCGTCGCGAGATGGCCGGCAAAAGACTGCTTATTGCCGATGGACACCACCGGTACGAAACTGCGCTCACATACCGGCAGGAATGCGAACGTCAGGGTACTGTGCCACAAGAAGCCGCTGTGCGGTTCAAGACTTCGGCCTTTGTCAACATCGTAGACCCAGGACTCGTCATTCTGCCAACTCACCGGCTTGTCTTCGGGCTTGCGAACCTTGACTTGAGCTCGTTATTTGCCCGGCTACGCGACGCTTTTACTATAACCCCGATGTCAGAACAAGTCACCCAGGCTGAACTCGCCAAGTACCGGAACGGTATCGCCTTCGTCCTGTACGCCGGTCGCGGCAAGGCCCACCTTCTGCGCTTGGCCGAGCCCTACCGCATTGCCCGCTTCTTCAGTCCGGACCGAAGCGAAGACTATCGCCAGCTTGATGTCTCGGTTCTGCACTCGGTGATTATCGAGGGGATATTAGGTGTCACGCAGGACGCAATTGAGAATCACGTCCGGTACGAACGCTATTGGGATAAGGCCATGGCACGGGTTGATTCGGGCGAAAACCAGTTGGCGTTCCTTTTGAACCCAACCCGGCCTGAGCAGGTGGAGAAACTCGCTGCCCGGGGCGAGCGTATGCCCCAGAAGTCAACTGACTTCTACCCGAAACTCATCTCCGGGCTCGTGTTCATGGATATCGAACCCGGGCTTCTGCTCCAGCCGTGA
- a CDS encoding glycosyltransferase family 2 protein produces the protein MKLSVVMPVYNEEASVADVIEQVKRVPVEKEIIAVDDHSLDRTLEVLRSIPGISVVTHATNQGKGAAIRTGLRAASGDVVIIQDADLEYDPNDYPRLLAPFADQDVDAVYGSRFRGRSKFLFLSRLANYFLTFLTDLLFGGRITDMETCYKAIRRPLFLRLNLTARRFEVEPEITAKLLRLGARIVEVPIAYRARRVGKKIGPRDGIMACRALLKWYFS, from the coding sequence ATGAAACTCTCGGTCGTGATGCCGGTGTATAACGAAGAGGCTTCTGTTGCCGATGTCATCGAACAGGTGAAGCGCGTGCCGGTAGAAAAGGAGATAATTGCGGTGGACGATCACTCTCTGGACCGCACGCTCGAAGTACTCAGAAGCATTCCGGGTATCAGCGTAGTCACCCATGCCACGAACCAGGGCAAGGGCGCGGCAATTCGAACCGGTCTTCGCGCCGCATCGGGCGACGTCGTCATTATTCAGGACGCGGACCTGGAATACGACCCAAACGACTATCCCAGACTACTCGCACCGTTCGCGGACCAGGATGTAGACGCCGTCTATGGCTCGCGTTTCCGGGGGCGAAGCAAATTCCTGTTTTTGAGCCGCCTTGCCAACTACTTCCTCACGTTCCTCACCGACCTGCTGTTCGGCGGCCGGATTACCGACATGGAGACCTGCTACAAGGCAATCCGCCGGCCACTGTTTCTGCGTCTCAACCTTACCGCGCGCCGTTTCGAGGTCGAGCCGGAAATCACTGCCAAGCTCTTACGACTTGGTGCCCGCATCGTCGAGGTTCCAATCGCTTACCGTGCACGCCGCGTCGGCAAGAAAATCGGGCCCCGGGATGGCATCATGGCATGCCGGGCTCTGCTCAAATGGTACTTCAGCTAG
- a CDS encoding UDP-glucose/GDP-mannose dehydrogenase family protein: MKIAMVGTGYVGLTSGACLAKVGHEVVCVDSDADKVAVLTRGEMPIYEPGLEDVIRETVRARRLRFTTDIRSAVQDSVVCFIAVGTPTLESGEPDLSSVENVCREIAASMNEYHLIVEKSTVPVQTHKWIRTTIERYNRAGVQFDVASNPEFLREGSAVKDFLEPDRIVVGVESDRARDLMREVYAPIKAPLLFTDLASAELIKHASNAFLAMKISFANALAIICEASAADVRRVTEGMGMDHRIGPEFLAAGIGYGGFCFPKDLRAFIRIAEELGYDFALLREVERINADMKRRFVRKVQNVLWNLKDKNIGVLGLAFKPNTDDMRFAPSIDIIAEFVAKGAHVRAFDPRAMERARRLIPGIEFTQTAEAVADDADLLAILTEWPEFRRLDLTDLKRRMRVPIICDGRNLFERQEVERFGFTYIGVGR; the protein is encoded by the coding sequence ATGAAAATCGCAATGGTCGGAACCGGGTATGTCGGCCTTACCTCAGGCGCTTGCCTGGCCAAGGTCGGCCACGAAGTAGTCTGCGTTGACAGTGACGCCGACAAGGTAGCCGTCCTCACCCGCGGTGAAATGCCGATTTACGAGCCCGGACTTGAAGACGTTATCCGGGAGACGGTCCGGGCTCGCCGACTCAGATTCACAACTGACATCAGGAGCGCAGTCCAGGACTCGGTCGTCTGCTTTATCGCGGTCGGTACCCCGACTCTTGAATCGGGCGAGCCCGACCTGTCCTCAGTTGAAAACGTATGTCGGGAAATTGCTGCAAGCATGAACGAATATCATCTCATCGTGGAGAAATCCACGGTTCCAGTCCAGACCCACAAGTGGATCCGTACGACAATCGAACGCTACAACCGGGCCGGCGTCCAATTCGATGTGGCCTCGAACCCCGAATTCCTGCGCGAAGGTTCAGCGGTGAAAGACTTCCTCGAACCGGACCGCATCGTCGTCGGCGTCGAATCTGACCGTGCGCGGGACCTGATGAGGGAAGTGTATGCACCAATCAAAGCACCGCTCCTGTTTACCGACCTCGCCTCGGCCGAGCTCATCAAGCACGCATCCAACGCCTTTCTTGCGATGAAAATCTCGTTTGCTAACGCCCTTGCCATCATCTGCGAGGCATCAGCCGCGGACGTACGTCGGGTAACCGAAGGCATGGGCATGGACCACCGTATCGGCCCGGAATTCCTGGCGGCCGGCATCGGCTACGGAGGATTCTGCTTTCCAAAAGACCTGCGTGCTTTCATCCGGATTGCCGAGGAGCTCGGCTACGACTTCGCCCTCCTGCGCGAGGTTGAACGTATCAATGCCGACATGAAACGGCGCTTTGTACGTAAAGTACAGAACGTCCTCTGGAACCTGAAGGACAAGAACATCGGTGTGCTGGGTCTCGCGTTTAAACCCAACACCGACGACATGCGATTCGCGCCCTCGATTGACATCATTGCCGAGTTCGTGGCAAAAGGTGCCCACGTACGCGCCTTTGACCCGCGGGCGATGGAACGGGCCCGTCGCCTCATACCCGGTATCGAATTCACACAGACCGCTGAAGCGGTGGCCGACGACGCCGACCTGCTGGCAATCTTGACTGAATGGCCTGAGTTTCGCCGGCTCGACCTTACCGACCTCAAGCGGCGCATGCGTGTACCCATCATCTGCGACGGTCGTAACCTGTTCGAACGACAGGAGGTCGAGAGGTTCGGTTTCACCTACATCGGAGTCGGCCGGTGA
- a CDS encoding GTPase — protein MPANLSPEYKKAEERFRLAVAPEEKLACLEEMLSAIPKHKGTEKMQADIKSRIARLRKELSAPGKSGTKRSDWYHVDKQGAGQAAVFGAPNCGKSALVSALTGLPAVVAPYPFSTTVPAAGMMPYEDIQIQLVDTPPIVADSPAWLYHIIRTADLGVWLLDVSDDAVLETTEQTRAFLAAARIPVPVPQPPQNSKPVILCGSKSDDPAAADRLAVLRELLPGTDILPVSVQSGAGLEELKRRLFVSLGIIRVYTKKPGKPPDLTDPVILKAGATVIDVAYHLHKDIAASLSFARLWRAGGTGRSPGPHDGQRVERNHVCQDRDILEFHT, from the coding sequence ATGCCTGCCAATCTTTCGCCTGAGTACAAAAAAGCTGAGGAACGGTTCCGACTGGCGGTTGCACCGGAAGAGAAACTCGCCTGCCTTGAGGAGATGCTCTCGGCAATTCCCAAGCATAAGGGCACCGAGAAGATGCAGGCTGACATCAAGTCTCGAATCGCCCGGCTTAGGAAAGAACTCTCGGCCCCAGGAAAAAGTGGGACCAAACGCTCCGACTGGTATCACGTTGACAAACAGGGTGCCGGACAGGCCGCGGTATTCGGTGCTCCGAACTGTGGCAAGTCCGCACTGGTAAGCGCGCTCACCGGCCTGCCTGCAGTCGTCGCGCCCTATCCTTTCTCCACCACTGTCCCGGCTGCTGGCATGATGCCGTACGAAGACATCCAGATTCAGCTCGTTGACACGCCGCCAATTGTCGCTGACTCGCCAGCCTGGCTCTACCACATCATTCGCACTGCCGACCTAGGGGTCTGGCTCCTTGACGTCTCGGACGACGCCGTGCTTGAAACAACCGAACAGACCCGCGCGTTCCTTGCCGCTGCCCGTATCCCGGTCCCGGTTCCCCAGCCGCCGCAGAACTCAAAGCCGGTCATTCTCTGCGGTTCCAAGAGTGACGACCCGGCCGCTGCTGACCGGCTGGCGGTCCTCCGTGAACTCCTGCCCGGCACCGATATCCTGCCAGTCTCGGTCCAGTCCGGTGCCGGACTGGAAGAACTCAAGCGTCGGCTATTCGTCTCGCTCGGCATTATCAGGGTTTACACCAAGAAGCCCGGCAAGCCGCCCGACCTTACTGACCCGGTCATCCTAAAAGCCGGTGCCACAGTCATAGACGTGGCATACCACCTGCACAAGGACATTGCCGCATCCCTGAGTTTTGCCCGTCTCTGGCGTGCCGGTGGCACAGGACGCTCACCCGGCCCGCACGATGGTCAGCGGGTCGAACGCAACCACGTATGCCAGGACCGGGACATTCTCGAATTCCACACCTGA
- a CDS encoding ABC-F family ATP-binding cassette domain-containing protein, giving the protein MVSLVNVAVEFGTQLLYRDVNLVLGSEDRVGLVGPNGSGKSTILKLIAGEVRPCSGRVQIARGLRIGYLPQTGAVVGDRTVLEEAMTAFASQDRVRRQMVECEQKMSKQDLEESQLRVLLDQYAHLQHQYEVAGYDCEARAKKVLTSLGFGQEDLGKRVKTQSGGFQVRLMLARMLLSEPDLLLLDEPTNYLDIRSIEWLEGYLSRYRGALIMVAHDRYLLDSLVKRIWAIEKPKVLVFKGNYSQYLADREQREQRQQEAYEQQQAFIRRTEAFIAKFKGRKDTAPRAMSRQKMLDKLERIEPVRDAKTIRIAFPESEPVYGRAFELRGVAHAFGGHRVFANVNLTVGGGEKVGVFGANGSGKTTFLRILAGRLKPTTGEVWLSRKTRTAYYEQGAEDRLEEDLTVLETVMIAGSGYTENQLKGILGVFLFKGDEILKKVRVLSGGERSRLAIIKVLLTPSNLLILDEPTNHLDIQSRQVLVDAISRYRRTVVFAAHDRYMLDRVADKTVRVEGGEVVLFPGNYAYAAAQVKRGQSVRAGVEIKRQKRESGIRESKNRSPGSGTTLSYAGRVAELERRLAVVREEYYQAREQFDLGRARELALEERSIQEELIRARAVEFEDSGAESEAPDRRG; this is encoded by the coding sequence GTGGTCAGCTTGGTCAACGTTGCGGTCGAGTTTGGGACCCAACTACTGTATCGGGATGTGAATCTCGTGCTCGGTTCAGAGGATCGAGTGGGACTTGTGGGCCCGAACGGATCAGGTAAGTCAACGATTCTGAAGTTGATTGCCGGTGAGGTGAGACCCTGTTCAGGTAGGGTGCAAATAGCTCGGGGTCTGCGCATCGGGTACCTACCCCAGACGGGTGCGGTGGTGGGAGACCGAACAGTGCTTGAGGAAGCGATGACAGCATTCGCTTCGCAGGACCGGGTGCGTCGTCAGATGGTTGAGTGCGAGCAGAAAATGTCCAAGCAGGACCTTGAGGAATCTCAGCTGCGAGTTCTGCTTGACCAGTACGCGCATCTTCAGCATCAGTATGAGGTTGCGGGCTACGATTGCGAAGCACGGGCTAAGAAGGTGCTAACGAGTCTGGGATTCGGGCAGGAGGACCTTGGTAAGCGGGTAAAAACTCAGAGTGGTGGGTTTCAGGTGCGGCTGATGCTGGCGCGGATGCTTCTCTCCGAGCCGGACCTGTTGCTACTGGATGAGCCGACGAACTACTTGGACATCCGTTCGATTGAATGGCTCGAGGGCTATCTTTCCCGGTATCGTGGCGCACTGATCATGGTTGCCCACGACCGGTATCTGCTGGACAGTCTGGTAAAGCGTATCTGGGCCATCGAAAAGCCGAAAGTGCTTGTATTCAAGGGCAACTATTCGCAGTATCTTGCCGACAGGGAACAGCGGGAGCAGCGGCAGCAGGAGGCATACGAGCAGCAGCAGGCTTTCATCCGGCGTACAGAGGCTTTTATCGCCAAGTTCAAGGGCCGTAAAGATACGGCGCCCAGGGCGATGTCACGCCAGAAGATGCTCGACAAACTGGAGCGCATCGAGCCGGTCCGGGATGCAAAGACGATAAGAATCGCGTTTCCCGAATCAGAGCCAGTGTACGGCCGGGCCTTCGAACTGAGGGGTGTGGCGCATGCGTTCGGTGGACATCGGGTGTTTGCGAACGTAAACCTCACAGTCGGAGGAGGAGAGAAAGTCGGGGTCTTCGGGGCTAACGGCTCGGGTAAGACGACGTTCCTGCGGATTCTTGCCGGTCGTCTCAAACCCACAACCGGCGAGGTTTGGTTGAGCCGGAAAACCAGGACAGCGTACTACGAACAGGGCGCAGAAGACCGGTTGGAGGAAGACTTGACCGTACTGGAGACGGTGATGATCGCCGGGTCCGGATACACTGAGAACCAGCTGAAGGGAATTCTTGGAGTGTTTCTGTTCAAAGGCGATGAAATCCTGAAGAAGGTTCGGGTGCTTTCCGGTGGAGAGCGGTCGCGGCTGGCAATCATCAAAGTACTCTTGACACCTTCGAACCTCTTGATTCTAGATGAACCGACAAACCATCTGGATATCCAATCGCGTCAGGTGCTGGTTGATGCCATCAGCCGTTACCGGCGGACTGTGGTGTTTGCGGCTCACGACCGATACATGCTTGACCGCGTCGCGGACAAGACTGTGCGAGTTGAGGGCGGTGAGGTTGTGCTGTTTCCGGGAAATTACGCGTATGCGGCTGCTCAGGTCAAGAGGGGGCAAAGCGTTAGGGCGGGCGTAGAAATCAAGAGGCAGAAACGAGAATCTGGTATCAGGGAATCTAAGAATCGGTCGCCAGGATCAGGAACCACTTTATCCTATGCCGGCCGGGTTGCAGAGCTTGAGCGCAGGCTTGCCGTAGTGCGGGAAGAATACTATCAGGCCAGGGAGCAGTTCGACCTTGGCCGGGCGCGGGAGCTTGCGCTTGAGGAACGTAGCATCCAGGAGGAACTCATCCGGGCCAGGGCAGTCGAGTTCGAAGACAGTGGGGCTGAGAGCGAAGCTCCGGATCGACGCGGATGA